The window aatccGATGATATTTCATATTTTATTAACAGTCCGAACCCCAGGTGTGGCACCATGCATAAGCTCTTTCCTTGGACAATCATTGATTAAAAACTTTATAACAAACAAGCACAAAGCTGCTtgcattacaaaaaaattatctgaaacCACAAGAAAAATCTGAAAAGCAATGTTAACAGTCCATTACTTGTATAAAGAAAACAGTTACTCTGGGTGTAAAGTTAACCTTACTTACAATAAATGACTATTTTTGCTTGGACAACAATGACATTAGTGCAGCATTTTGTAGCTGTATCTGCTGCATGAGCTGAGCTTGCTGCCGTTGCTGCTGTTGCATACTTTCATGTAACATGGCAGACATAGCTTGTTGCTGAGCATGCAGATTATCTCGCTCAGCTTTCTTATCTTTCATCTCTTGCTCGCGAATCTTTAGCTCCTCTCTCTTCAACTCAGCATCCAGCTCTGCCTTTTCTCTCAAAAAAGCTACTGTATCTGATCCTGTAGCCCTCTTGCTTTTTTTCACATCTTGTTCCCCCTTCCGTTTTTTGGTTTGCGAAAATGTTTCCATAGAGGCCTTTCTCATATCTGCTGCTACAGCAGCATCTGCATCAGCTTTCTCCTTATTAGCTGCAACCTGCCGTTGGTCTTCTTCATCTCTGGCCTTGAATCTCTCAATAATATCCTCCATGGAATCATCAAAGGCTGAGTGCTCTGGGGCAATTCCAGAAGCTTTTTCCTCCTCcctgatttttcttttctgttctttCTCTAGATGATTGTAATGGTCTCGAACAGACTTCAGGCACACTGCAAATCTTGGATGATCATTACTGTTCAAGGATTCACTGATCATATCCCAGACATTGCCTCTCTCTTTGGATCCTTTTTTGTATTTCCAGGGTTCATGGAGGTACATTTCTGCTACAAATGTCTCATTGTGCTTGTCGGTCCACACCATTGGCTTTTTTGAACTGAAAAAAAGCATCATGAAAGTATATCAGTTGAATTGCTGAATTTTCTACATCGAACTGTTCAGGCAATCTCTATTTTTGTCACTGGAGTAATTAAGTTCTCtcttattaattttcatttctctaaaaaaaagtgaattatCATTTAAGCCAAAGGAGCAcacatttaaaatgaaaaagaaaaagaaaaagatgaaTTCAAGTATTGTTTGTGTAACTAAATTTGTCCATGGGGTTAGTGAAAAACCCTgcacatcaacaacaacaacaaacatctTTAATGTGCCCTCTGATATTTACAGACAATATTCAGgtaaaaaggtaattttgtAGATTACTGAGAGCACAGCCACTTAGAAATAGCATAGGCTAATAGAGCTAAGTGGTTGGGCGGCGCGGTCAAAACTTGAATGAAATTATGCTTTTGAGGGTCGAAAGAACAACGACAACAAAACACGAAAACAGAAGCAAAAACTAAGAGGCAAATGAACACAAACAAAAGCCTTATTATGAATTCTGAACATCAACCTCTGGTTTTGTTTTCAGTTGTGAATCAAGTCACGTTAAAGAGTTATCCTACCTTCTAGAAAAACTCGAGCTTTGGCAAATCAAAAGCTACACAAATTGAGAATTGAAACGCTTGATCTGAAATGACTTACGTGTGTACAGGACAGTAGTAAATAAACTGTAAGTCCAAGTTGAAAATAAGATAACAAACTGACTCACAAATCTCGTAAATTCTTTTAGTTCGCCAATAAACTTGAAGGAAATAAGCTTGATCGCTCTTGGTGTTGTTCTCATGGAGATATGCATCCAGAACAGAGCAGTTTGCTCGTCTCATTCGCGAGTCATCCATGTGTGTATGGAAAATTTATGTGCAAAAATCGTCTAAAGCCCATATGAAATAAAAACGAATCAATCTGAACTCAGAAACGTACCTTCTTGAAGAGGCTTTCTCAGCCGTAGTCATCATAGTGGCGACAAGTGGCGACGCGATCAGAAAGGTCGAATTGATCGCCTCGACGTTGTCACGACGCCAGCAGACGAGGAAACACGCATGCGCAGCAAGACCTCTAGGCCGCGTCGTCTTGTTTTCTCTCAGTTCGTAAACTCGCTATTTGAAGACCTGAGTGTCGATCCAGCAAGGATTCAAACCCGTGACCTCCCGGACAATAATCCTATTCTCAACTAACTGAGCTAACCGGTCGGCGGTTAAGTAAGGATCAAATGTTTGGTTCTTAACTGTCTCATTACCTTTCTCTCGAACATAAGTGTCACTTGTGTCTAGAAACATAAAAAATCCAAGCAATAAAGGTCTTCAAGTCTCCCTGAACCCGGCCATTTACCCCTAAAGCGGCTCCCATTatcgagtaaaatcgtcttgcgttagacagtaaaatcgaTAATGGTCACTCTTGTGCAAGAAAGGGTTCAAATATGTATTTTAAAAAAGGACCGGTAAATGCTTTGGTTATAGGGAAGTGCACTTAGGTACGTGTTTAATCTAGTTCTCAGGTATCccaataatctgaaagaaacatgatttagaaccccaactggcaggaggcaaccagttggctatttacaaagcgttgTAATGTTTGGTGTTTAATGTTCCTTTAAAGCACAGGACAGCAAAGAGAAGCCAAAGCCAGAGGCTTATGCGGCGTAGGTCAGAATCtatagagttgaatccgggacaaccggaaaccaATCCAAACCCgagaccaggggcccgtttctcgaatgtcgggccattttcgggtgttacaatttcctttgtatctcaagaacggagaggatttaagtcgtcaaacttcactgTCACTTTGCTTTTTgtcaccttgaaaacatgtcaaaagatcgattttccaaaacaagcggttgccagtttcacaaatggcttttcgggcccgaaaagttttcgggactttcgagaaacaggatCCCAGGACTAAATATACCCAAAGGATCACTCTTTATGAAGCATGAACGACCTCCTCTCTTTCTCCACAGATATCTCCTAAACTTTGGTACTGTCTCTTATTATCTTGGATACAATGCAATGCAAGACTTCTTTCCTACTATGACGCTTAAACCCAATCCTGCTTGTGAAGAAATGATTTGCCAACAGAGACAGCGAGAATATCAGGTACAACAATCTTACAGTACTTTACCATATATATGGGCTGTCTTCGTCAAAAACTGAATTAATTGGTcaatttaattgaaaatttctGGAAGAAATTTGTATCTTCCAAGACTTTTTCTTTTCGTGGACTTACCTGAAGTACTGAAATATTGTGTTGCATTATTGTAAGTATTACTAGAGCCAAATCCCATCGTGAGAATCATCGTCGAAATtaacttttccattttcccCGTCGGAAACACAGTTTTTCcgaaggaggcagtgtggtccagttgCCTTGAcatcccgtttctcgaaagtcccgaaactttacgtgccattttcgggtgccacaattccctttgtatctcaagaacggagagggttaaagtcgtcaaacttcacagtcatttttctttttgttaccttgaaaacacgttaaaagatcagctttccaaaacaagccgTTGGCAGtctcacaaatggcttttcgggcccgaaatttttttcgggactttcgagaaacgggccccagattctgaccactcgttgaattttgGTAGCCcgtggttcaacttctcagctgtgCTTGTAAATAGACTtcgttggccctgaaaagtcccTGCTGGGCTTAAGTATGCAAGTGTACATGCAAGACAAGGCAAGACCTTTATTTACCCCGGAACATGTacatctgggcccggttgttcaaaagtcgattaacactaatcccaggTTAAGacttaaccaaggagtttatttctccacTCCCAAATGCTCGTCAACACTGATATTCGACTAAAATTTACATTAGGATAAGTCagtcttaaaaaacaaaaataggcaaaacaaactttcaccaaaagctgaaaaaatgaaacaaaagtttacgctaa of the Montipora foliosa isolate CH-2021 chromosome 14, ASM3666993v2, whole genome shotgun sequence genome contains:
- the LOC137985320 gene encoding caldesmon-like, which encodes MMTTAEKASSRSSKKPMVWTDKHNETFVAEMYLHEPWKYKKGSKERGNVWDMISESLNSNDHPRFAVCLKSVRDHYNHLEKEQKRKIREEEKASGIAPEHSAFDDSMEDIIERFKARDEEDQRQVAANKEKADADAAVAADMRKASMETFSQTKKRKGEQDVKKSKRATGSDTVAFLREKAELDAELKREELKIREQEMKDKKAERDNLHAQQQAMSAMLHESMQQQQRQQAQLMQQIQLQNAALMSLLSKQK